In a single window of the Aridibaculum aurantiacum genome:
- a CDS encoding M1 family metallopeptidase: protein MIQRLTVALFAVLFFTNAQAQPDRWQQRISYNIEASLDVQTNQLTGTEKIDYYNNSPDTLNRVFFHMYWNAFQPNSSMDVRSREYGNIVLGKDREGKDVRDWDRRVRDRIYNLKPDEVGFQKAVFVKVNGKNQQLKEHETILEVVLDRPILPKSKTSFEVSFVAQVPLQIRRAGRDNEEGVRYSMSQWYPKMVEYDYQGWHANPYIAREFYGVWGDYNVKLTLDKSYMVAATGTLANADQIGFGYTDAAVRPASNAKTLTWNFVAQNVHDFAWAADPTYTMIKRQVKNGPMLYIVHKKDQAQDHRWKLLADTVELAFPVMMKTFGPYPYKTYAFIQAGDGGMEYPLATFVKGPGIGTAIHEWMHSWFQMMLGTNESLHHWMDEGFTTYASERVLGELRGKTGFVQEGSYNGYFRLVRSGLEEPASTHADHFNTNYAYSNASYSKGAVFITQLGYIVGDSVRDKILLDYYWQWRFKHPNPNDFIRVAEKASGIELDWYKEYWINSTKTIDYALDSLWEEEGKTKIRIRRVKEMPMPIDVQLTFKDGSKEMHNIPLNLMYGAKPVEDKSIPTKVHTPWKWTHPTYVFETNRKLFDLSELHIDPSQRLADVDRKNNVLKIQW from the coding sequence ATGATCCAAAGATTAACAGTAGCGCTTTTTGCAGTCTTATTTTTTACTAATGCACAAGCGCAGCCAGACAGGTGGCAGCAACGGATTTCCTACAACATTGAAGCCTCATTGGATGTACAAACCAACCAATTAACAGGCACTGAAAAGATCGATTATTATAATAATTCACCAGACACACTCAATCGTGTGTTCTTTCACATGTATTGGAATGCGTTTCAGCCAAACAGCAGCATGGACGTGCGCAGCCGCGAATACGGGAACATCGTGCTTGGAAAGGATAGGGAAGGTAAGGACGTACGGGATTGGGATCGTAGGGTGCGCGACAGGATCTATAACCTGAAGCCTGATGAGGTGGGTTTTCAAAAAGCAGTGTTTGTAAAAGTAAATGGTAAGAACCAGCAACTGAAAGAGCACGAAACAATATTGGAAGTAGTATTAGATAGGCCAATTCTGCCGAAGTCTAAAACCAGCTTTGAAGTGAGTTTTGTTGCACAGGTGCCGCTTCAGATACGTCGTGCAGGCCGCGACAACGAAGAAGGTGTTCGCTACAGCATGTCGCAGTGGTATCCAAAAATGGTGGAGTATGATTACCAGGGATGGCATGCGAACCCTTACATAGCCCGCGAATTTTATGGCGTGTGGGGCGACTACAATGTGAAACTGACATTGGATAAATCTTATATGGTAGCAGCTACCGGTACTTTGGCCAATGCCGATCAAATAGGATTTGGATACACTGATGCCGCTGTTAGGCCTGCTTCTAATGCGAAAACACTCACTTGGAATTTTGTAGCACAGAATGTTCATGATTTTGCCTGGGCTGCCGATCCTACATATACTATGATAAAGCGCCAGGTAAAAAATGGCCCTATGCTTTACATCGTACATAAAAAAGATCAAGCACAGGATCATCGCTGGAAATTGCTTGCTGATACTGTTGAATTAGCCTTTCCGGTGATGATGAAAACGTTTGGTCCTTACCCATACAAGACATACGCTTTCATACAGGCAGGTGATGGTGGAATGGAATATCCGTTAGCCACTTTTGTAAAAGGACCTGGTATTGGAACAGCCATTCACGAATGGATGCATAGCTGGTTCCAGATGATGCTGGGCACTAACGAAAGCCTGCACCACTGGATGGATGAAGGATTTACAACTTATGCGTCTGAAAGAGTATTGGGTGAATTAAGAGGCAAAACCGGCTTTGTGCAGGAAGGTAGCTACAATGGCTACTTCCGTTTGGTACGCAGCGGACTGGAAGAACCAGCCAGCACACATGCAGATCATTTCAACACCAATTACGCTTATTCAAATGCCAGCTATTCTAAAGGAGCGGTATTTATCACCCAACTTGGATATATAGTAGGAGATAGTGTTCGTGATAAAATTTTACTCGATTACTACTGGCAGTGGCGTTTCAAGCATCCAAATCCGAATGATTTTATCCGGGTGGCTGAAAAAGCAAGTGGGATTGAACTGGACTGGTACAAAGAATACTGGATCAACAGCACAAAAACAATTGACTATGCCCTGGATAGTTTGTGGGAAGAAGAAGGCAAAACAAAGATCAGGATACGCCGGGTAAAGGAGATGCCAATGCCGATTGATGTACAGCTAACTTTTAAAGATGGCAGCAAAGAGATGCACAACATTCCGCTCAACCTGATGTATGGTGCAAAGCCTGTAGAAGATAAATCTATTCCAACAAAAGTTCATACACCATGGAAGTGGACGCATCCAACCTATGTTTTTGAAACCAACCGTAAGCTTTTCGATCTATCAGAGCTTCACATAGATCCTTCGCAGCGGCTGGCGGATGTGGACCGAAAGAATAATGTTCTAAAAATTCAATGGTAG
- a CDS encoding aminopeptidase P N-terminal domain-containing protein, with product MKHLPLNPQLFINNRQRFIKELKPNSIAIFNSNDEVSSNGDAIYRFVQNSDLYWLTGIEQEDTMLILFPNNPDPKYREVLVLVRPNEMKEKWDGKRLRANEATAISGIEKIVWLDSLEALLQPWIHLADTIYLNTNENDRKSVLLETRDYRFAKQMRERYPLHNYERSARITKKLRAIKTAEEVEVMKTAIDITEKAFRRVLGFIQPGVMEYEIEAEIVHEFLRNRSKGEAYGSIIASGDRARTLHYVSNNQECKDGELVLMDFGANYASYAADLTRTVPVNGKFTKRQKEVYNACLHLHKYAASILKPGISIIDYTERVGDEATKQFVKIGLLSEADVKNEDAENRAYRKYLYHGISHHLGIDVHDLGTRTEPIQAGMLFTVEPGIYIEEEEMGIRIENNFWITDNGNIDLMKNIPIEADDIEQLMKR from the coding sequence ATGAAGCACCTGCCTCTTAACCCACAGTTGTTCATCAACAACCGCCAACGATTCATAAAGGAACTGAAGCCCAACAGTATAGCCATCTTTAATAGCAATGATGAAGTTTCTTCTAATGGTGATGCTATTTATCGTTTTGTACAAAACAGCGACCTGTACTGGCTTACTGGCATAGAACAGGAAGACACAATGCTGATACTTTTTCCAAATAATCCTGATCCTAAATACAGGGAGGTGCTGGTACTGGTAAGACCTAACGAAATGAAAGAAAAGTGGGATGGAAAAAGACTTCGTGCAAATGAAGCAACAGCAATATCAGGTATTGAGAAAATTGTATGGCTGGATAGTCTTGAAGCCTTGCTTCAGCCATGGATCCACCTTGCAGATACGATTTACTTAAATACAAATGAGAATGATCGGAAATCTGTTTTGCTGGAAACGCGTGATTATCGTTTTGCAAAGCAAATGAGAGAGCGGTACCCGCTGCACAACTACGAACGCTCTGCGAGAATAACCAAGAAGCTGCGTGCCATTAAAACAGCAGAAGAGGTGGAGGTAATGAAGACCGCCATTGATATTACTGAAAAAGCTTTCAGGCGTGTTCTCGGCTTCATACAGCCTGGTGTAATGGAGTATGAAATAGAGGCAGAAATAGTTCATGAATTTTTACGCAACCGTAGCAAAGGCGAAGCATATGGCAGCATCATTGCCAGTGGCGACAGGGCAAGAACATTGCACTACGTGAGTAACAATCAGGAATGTAAAGATGGTGAACTTGTACTGATGGATTTTGGTGCTAACTATGCTTCTTATGCTGCTGATCTTACGCGTACAGTACCTGTGAATGGAAAGTTCACAAAGCGTCAGAAAGAAGTTTATAATGCTTGTCTTCACCTGCACAAGTATGCGGCAAGTATTCTTAAGCCGGGCATCAGCATCATAGATTATACAGAAAGAGTAGGCGATGAGGCTACTAAGCAATTTGTAAAGATTGGTCTTCTTTCTGAGGCCGATGTTAAGAATGAAGATGCAGAGAACAGGGCTTATCGCAAGTATTTATATCATGGAATTTCTCATCATCTTGGTATAGATGTACACGATCTTGGAACGAGGACAGAACCCATCCAGGCCGGAATGTTATTTACAGTGGAGCCAGGTATCTATATAGAAGAAGAGGAGATGGGGATCAGGATAGAAAATAACTTCTGGATCACGGACAATGGAAATATTGACCTGATGAAGAATATTCCTATTGAAGCGGATGATATAGAGCAACTGATGAAGAGGTGA
- the purS gene encoding phosphoribosylformylglycinamidine synthase subunit PurS, which produces MTYNVQIKVMPLKDLLDPQGKAVMSGLQNLGLSGVEDVRVGKHITLRIDAETEEAAKQIADEASKKLLANPVMEFYEIEMIN; this is translated from the coding sequence ATGACTTATAATGTTCAAATAAAGGTAATGCCTCTAAAAGACCTGCTTGACCCGCAGGGAAAAGCTGTAATGTCTGGCTTACAAAATCTCGGTTTATCTGGTGTAGAAGATGTACGTGTAGGTAAACATATTACCCTACGTATAGATGCTGAAACAGAAGAAGCCGCAAAGCAGATAGCTGACGAAGCCAGCAAAAAACTACTCGCCAATCCTGTGATGGAGTTTTATGAAATTGAAATGATCAATTGA
- a CDS encoding LolA family protein produces MKRLLYLFAAFLISASASAQDANAKKVLDQVSAKLKTFKGITANFNYSSKSRSGKVNNNVAGKVAIKGNKYYIKQGPTEIFSDGNKIWNYNGSNEVTVNTVDADGQTLTPQKLLTNFYDKDFTYKLVSSAGNAHQIEMVPVDKRKNFQRVNVFVDKSKLMITRATILDKSNNTIEFSLNNINTNASITDNTFVFDKNKYKKNIEVIE; encoded by the coding sequence ATGAAAAGATTATTATACCTATTTGCAGCATTTCTTATCTCCGCATCAGCATCTGCACAAGATGCAAATGCAAAAAAAGTTCTTGATCAGGTGAGTGCTAAACTGAAAACTTTCAAAGGCATCACAGCTAATTTTAATTATTCATCTAAGAGCCGTTCAGGTAAAGTGAACAATAATGTAGCCGGTAAAGTGGCTATCAAAGGCAATAAGTATTACATCAAGCAAGGTCCAACCGAAATATTCAGCGATGGTAACAAGATCTGGAACTACAATGGTTCTAACGAAGTAACTGTTAACACCGTTGATGCAGATGGTCAGACACTTACTCCACAAAAGCTACTTACTAACTTTTACGATAAAGACTTTACATACAAGTTGGTTTCATCTGCAGGCAATGCACACCAGATAGAAATGGTGCCGGTAGATAAGCGTAAGAACTTTCAGCGTGTTAATGTGTTTGTAGATAAAAGTAAGCTGATGATCACACGTGCTACTATCCTTGATAAGAGTAACAACACGATCGAGTTTAGTCTTAACAACATCAACACAAATGCATCTATAACTGATAACACATTCGTGTTCGACAAGAACAAATACAAAAAGAATATTGAAGTAATTGAATAG
- a CDS encoding PepSY-like domain-containing protein: MTLLMLASVYMASAQFRKLPAEVTDSFKVKFPTATQVSWRDRLNSFQAEFKEQGQPVKANFASNGEWLKTEKRYNYELLPAAVKDGFKKSKYAEWLIKEVVETHDKKDGQEYRITVRKGDFSKRYLRFSVAGQLLDDSLTL; the protein is encoded by the coding sequence ATGACATTGCTGATGTTGGCTTCCGTATACATGGCAAGTGCGCAGTTCAGGAAGCTTCCGGCAGAGGTGACAGATTCATTCAAAGTAAAATTTCCAACTGCTACCCAGGTTTCATGGAGAGACAGGTTAAATTCTTTTCAAGCTGAATTCAAAGAACAAGGTCAGCCGGTTAAAGCAAACTTCGCTTCTAATGGTGAATGGCTTAAGACTGAAAAAAGATACAATTATGAACTGCTGCCGGCAGCCGTAAAAGATGGTTTCAAGAAAAGTAAATATGCTGAATGGCTGATAAAAGAAGTAGTTGAAACGCACGATAAAAAAGATGGCCAGGAGTACAGGATCACTGTTCGAAAAGGTGATTTTTCTAAACGATACCTCCGATTTTCTGTAGCCGGCCAACTACTTGATGACTCACTCACACTGTAG
- the pssA gene encoding CDP-diacylglycerol--serine O-phosphatidyltransferase, with protein MKQIPNIFTLLNLFFGCLAIVFILQNGMVATSNEGGDLILMLPERIYWASAFIGIAAVIDFLDGFVARLLKASSEMGKQLDSLADVVSFGVAPAMIVYQFLRLSFAQQPDGLEISAAWLLPAFIIPCAGAYRLARFNIDTEQSERFKGVPIPAVGLLTASFPLIYWYSGSETAITVLLNQWFWFAYIAIVSWLMVSTLPMMALKFKDYSFINNMSKYLLILAAIACAIFLQWMAVPLVFAIYVILSLATKAPPRDVVVPHDVTK; from the coding sequence ATGAAGCAAATACCCAACATATTCACGCTGCTTAATTTGTTTTTTGGCTGCCTTGCTATTGTATTCATTCTGCAAAATGGGATGGTAGCTACAAGTAACGAAGGCGGTGATTTGATACTTATGTTACCTGAAAGGATCTACTGGGCTTCTGCCTTCATTGGTATAGCAGCTGTTATAGATTTCCTGGATGGCTTTGTTGCAAGGCTTTTAAAAGCCAGCAGCGAAATGGGAAAACAGCTGGATAGCCTCGCAGACGTGGTAAGCTTTGGTGTAGCGCCTGCAATGATCGTCTACCAGTTCCTGCGCCTGTCGTTTGCGCAGCAGCCTGATGGACTGGAAATATCGGCTGCATGGTTACTACCTGCATTCATCATTCCTTGTGCGGGTGCTTACAGGTTGGCGCGTTTCAATATTGATACTGAACAGTCTGAAAGATTTAAAGGTGTACCCATCCCGGCGGTAGGTTTATTAACTGCATCCTTCCCTTTGATCTATTGGTATTCAGGAAGCGAAACAGCCATCACTGTTCTGCTCAACCAATGGTTCTGGTTTGCTTACATAGCTATTGTATCGTGGCTGATGGTATCTACGCTGCCAATGATGGCGCTGAAGTTCAAAGACTACTCATTTATAAACAACATGTCGAAGTACCTGTTGATACTTGCAGCCATTGCATGTGCAATTTTCCTGCAATGGATGGCGGTACCGCTAGTATTTGCCATCTATGTTATTCTTTCACTTGCTACCAAAGCGCCACCACGTGATGTGGTAGTGCCGCATGATGTAACAAAGTAA
- the rsmI gene encoding 16S rRNA (cytidine(1402)-2'-O)-methyltransferase, protein MLYLVPTPIGNLADFTFRAVEVLKSVDVILAEDTRTSSKLLQHYNISKPISPYHQHNEHKVAAHIADQLAAGKTFALLTDAGTPGVSDPAFLLVRECVQRDIRVECLPGATAFVPALVNSGLPMNRFTFEGFLPLKKGRHTFLTRLSTEERTMVFYESPMRLVKTLTEMMEYFGEERQCCVSRELTKMFEENKRGTLRQVRDYFEQKAVKGEIVLVVEGAAVLKGKAKRGEENDEAED, encoded by the coding sequence ATGCTCTACCTCGTTCCCACACCTATAGGCAATCTTGCTGATTTCACTTTCCGCGCAGTGGAGGTGTTGAAGTCGGTGGATGTAATATTGGCGGAGGATACAAGGACTTCTTCTAAGCTTTTGCAGCATTATAATATTTCCAAACCCATTTCGCCTTACCACCAGCATAACGAGCATAAAGTTGCTGCGCATATTGCAGATCAACTGGCGGCAGGAAAAACCTTTGCCTTACTTACCGATGCAGGTACACCCGGCGTTTCTGATCCTGCTTTCCTGCTGGTAAGGGAATGTGTTCAGCGTGATATCAGGGTAGAGTGTTTGCCCGGTGCTACAGCCTTTGTGCCTGCACTGGTAAATAGTGGGCTGCCAATGAACCGGTTTACTTTCGAAGGTTTCTTGCCACTAAAAAAGGGAAGACATACCTTTCTTACCCGCCTGTCTACCGAAGAAAGAACAATGGTTTTTTATGAAAGTCCCATGCGCCTGGTAAAGACGTTAACCGAAATGATGGAGTACTTTGGTGAAGAAAGACAGTGCTGTGTGAGCAGGGAACTGACCAAGATGTTTGAAGAGAATAAGCGCGGAACGCTGCGCCAGGTAAGAGACTACTTCGAACAAAAAGCGGTTAAAGGTGAAATTGTGTTAGTGGTAGAAGGGGCTGCTGTGCTTAAAGGAAAAGCTAAGCGTGGGGAGGAGAATGATGAAGCAGAAGATTGA
- a CDS encoding M15 family metallopeptidase — translation MYKKLVKADTSIRMVALKNFIHPLYTSLVYATPANFTKTVLYHDPEVFVRVEVARALAKVQEELKKKDLSLLFFDAYRPYSTTVKMWQVVPDERYAANPRKGSGHNRGAAVDVTLADLSNGKAVPMPTAFDDFSEKAHHNYMKLGKKVLENRKLLRTIMEKHGFRALETEWWHYSFPNAASKYHLMDLSFQQLEELTRCN, via the coding sequence ATGTATAAAAAGCTCGTAAAGGCTGATACATCAATAAGAATGGTAGCATTAAAAAATTTTATACATCCGCTATATACCAGCCTTGTTTATGCTACGCCAGCCAATTTCACAAAAACGGTTTTATACCATGATCCGGAGGTTTTTGTACGCGTAGAAGTGGCACGTGCGCTGGCAAAAGTGCAGGAAGAACTAAAAAAGAAGGATCTATCGCTCCTGTTTTTTGACGCCTACCGCCCCTATTCTACTACTGTAAAGATGTGGCAGGTGGTTCCTGATGAACGTTATGCTGCTAACCCCAGGAAAGGGAGTGGCCACAACAGGGGAGCAGCGGTAGATGTCACATTAGCCGATCTCTCCAATGGTAAAGCAGTACCCATGCCTACAGCGTTTGATGATTTTTCGGAGAAGGCGCACCACAACTATATGAAGCTGGGCAAAAAAGTACTTGAGAACAGGAAGCTACTGAGGACAATAATGGAGAAACATGGCTTTCGTGCTCTTGAGACGGAATGGTGGCATTATTCCTTTCCTAATGCAGCCAGTAAATATCACTTGATGGATCTCTCCTTCCAACAGCTGGAAGAGTTGACACGCTGTAATTAA
- a CDS encoding EcsC family protein, whose translation MTSYEYQALDELKKWQQEMLKGPSFTNKLAKRVQDKINGYIPEKVHNAITAAIKQLFKGVLFGAELLNQRTRHEGTLEQREGAVQAKIDFYRKTAAAEGGITGAGGILLGLVDFPVLMGLKVKLLFELAAVYGYEVKDYKERLYILHIFQLAFCSQETRKQVYLQMENWDEKAALLPDDINELDWRKFQQEYRDYLDLAKMAQLIPVIGAPIGAVVNYRLIIKLGKTAMNAYRMRLLPKRLNTNT comes from the coding sequence ATGACTTCGTACGAATACCAGGCATTGGATGAACTAAAAAAATGGCAGCAGGAAATGCTGAAAGGTCCTTCGTTCACCAATAAACTGGCAAAACGGGTGCAGGATAAGATCAATGGCTACATACCTGAAAAGGTTCACAATGCCATCACTGCAGCTATTAAACAGCTGTTTAAGGGAGTGCTCTTTGGTGCTGAACTCTTAAACCAACGAACAAGGCACGAAGGAACATTAGAACAACGTGAAGGAGCAGTGCAGGCTAAAATTGACTTCTACAGGAAAACCGCTGCTGCAGAAGGTGGTATAACCGGTGCCGGAGGTATCCTGCTGGGTTTGGTAGATTTTCCTGTACTAATGGGGCTGAAAGTGAAGCTGCTGTTTGAACTAGCTGCAGTGTATGGCTACGAGGTGAAGGATTATAAAGAAAGGTTGTACATTCTTCACATTTTCCAACTTGCTTTCTGCAGCCAGGAAACGCGGAAACAAGTTTACCTGCAAATGGAAAATTGGGACGAAAAAGCTGCTTTGCTACCCGATGATATAAATGAACTTGATTGGCGGAAGTTCCAGCAGGAGTACCGTGACTATCTTGACCTGGCTAAGATGGCGCAGCTGATACCGGTAATTGGAGCACCCATTGGCGCAGTGGTTAATTACCGATTGATCATTAAGCTGGGTAAAACGGCCATGAATGCTTACCGCATGCGCCTGCTACCAAAGCGATTGAATACAAATACCTGA